From the Periophthalmus magnuspinnatus isolate fPerMag1 chromosome 1, fPerMag1.2.pri, whole genome shotgun sequence genome, one window contains:
- the LOC129456309 gene encoding gastrula zinc finger protein XlCGF57.1-like isoform X2: MVTVKTEDDEDKSVLHQRPAEENREETNGEECGADQRPYSCSDSEEQREDWALQWEHTATGADFDLDFSVGAKGKPCRCSWCGMGFGRSADLKRHVLIHTGQRPFRCSVCDQSFRLKNILKTHMRVHTGEKPFVCSVCNKAFAYKQSLEKHKCADPSAAEEEAARPYSCSECGKRFSRSSNLKTHMFVHTEERPQKCPVCESAFKQKSSLDRHLRVRHNLCPSPAKTCQNQKPGGDRALDRSEPARAHARSLKKHQCPECGKGFARKYVLRSHMLLHSEDTYTCSVCERRFKSKKSLAEHFKSHRDDKPTTCAICSKTFARNSLLNKHLKNHWEEKPFSCSECNKGFLFESQYKRHMMIHTGEKPFSCPFCEKGFADKSTLKEHIELHTGDKRFVCAVCSKGYTQHTNLRKHMMKHTGQKPYACPTCGKRFAEKSYISVHMATHSSDKPFKCPFCEKGFTQSGALKKHLAIHTGDKPFSCSVCKKAFATEDRLRRHALSHEGQRTVRADQTGDRP, translated from the coding sequence GAAAACTGAAGATGATGAAGACAAATCTGTGCTTCATCAAAGACCAGCtgaggagaacagagaggaaacCAACGGAGAGGAGTGTGGAGCAGACCAGAGACCATACAGCTGTTCagacagtgaggagcagagggaggactGGGCTCTGCAGTGGGAGCACAcagccacaggagcagactTTGATCTGGACTTCTCTGTGGGAGCGAAGGGGAAACCATGCAGGTGTTCCTGGTGTGGGATGGGCTTCGGGCGTTCGGCGGACTTAAAGCGACATGTGTTGATTCACACGGGACAGAGACCATTCAGGTGTTCAGTTTGTGACCAAAGTttcagactgaaaaacatcctAAAGACTCACATGAGAGTGCACACCGGGGAGAAACCGTTTGTCTGTTCAGTTTGCAATAAGGCTTTTGCGTACAAACAGAGCTTAGAGAAACACAAGTGCGCCGACCCCTCTGCGGCCGAGGAGGAGGCTGCgagaccttacagctgttcagagTGCGGGAAGAGGTTTTCACGCTCTTCAAACTTAAAAACTCACATGTTCGTTCACACAGAGGAGCGGCCTCAAAAGTGTCCCGTTTGTGAGAGTGCGTTCAAACAGAAGTCCAGTCTGGACCGACACCTCCGCGTGCGCCACAACCTCTGCCCGAGTCCCGCCAAAACCTGCCAGAATCAGAAACCAGGCGGAGACAGGGCGCTGGACCGGTCAGAACCTGCCCGGGCTCACGCGAGGAGCCTGAAAAAACACCAGTGCCCAGAGTGTGGAAAAGGCTTCGCTCGGAAATATGTTCTACGGAGTCACATGCTGCTGCACTCTGAGGATACGTACACCTGCTCCGTGTGCGAACGCCgcttcaaaagtaaaaagtctttAGCGGAACATTTCAAGAGCCACCGTGACGACAAACCAACCACCTGCGCGATCTGCTCCAAAACCTTTGCCAGAAACAGCCTCTTAAACAAGCACCTAAAGAACCACTGGGAGgagaaaccattcagctgttcagagTGTAACAAAggctttctgtttgagagccAGTACAAGAGACACATGATGATCCATACGGGCGAGAAACCTTTCAGCTGTCCCTTCTGTGAGAAAGGCTTCGCGGACAAGAGCACGCTTAAGGAGCACATCGAGCtccacacaggagacaaacgcTTCGTGTGCGCCGTGTGCAGCAAAGGCTACACTCAGCACACCAATCTCAGGAAGCACATGATGAAGCACACGGGACAAAAACCCTACGCCTGTCCCACCTGCGGGAAGAGATTTGCAGAGAAGAGTTACATCAGTGTTCACATGGCGACGCACTCCAGCGACAAACCCTTCAAATGTCCCTTCTGTGAGAAAGGATTCACTCAGAGCGGAGCGTTAAAGAAACATCTGGCCATTCACACCGGGGAcaaacctttcagctgttcagtttgTAAGAAAGCCTTCGCCACCGAGGATCGACTCAGGAGACACGCTCTGAGCCACGAAGGACAGAGGACAGTCAGGGCTGACCAGACAGGGGACAGGCCATAG